One genomic segment of Thalassospiraceae bacterium LMO-SO8 includes these proteins:
- a CDS encoding DUF3750 domain-containing protein gives MLKTKTLRTVAKGLFVLLVVGAAAGIGKHTVMADWRTASREPTGIAPDPAVTREAIVQVYAARAFSWRGIFGVHTWIAAKPTDAAAFTVYEIIGWRARHGGSALVITEKAPDQRWFGAEPEILADKRGAGVDDMIARIDAAARAYPHARTYTVWPGPNSNTFTAHVARAVPELALDLPPTAIGKDYLPGGGFAAKTPSGTGYQLSLFGLLGVMAGVEEGVEINILGLTFGIDPKDLAVKLPLAGRLGPS, from the coding sequence ATGTTGAAAACCAAAACATTGCGGACCGTGGCGAAGGGGCTGTTTGTGCTTCTGGTCGTCGGCGCGGCCGCCGGCATTGGAAAGCACACGGTCATGGCGGATTGGCGCACGGCCAGCCGGGAGCCCACGGGCATCGCGCCCGACCCGGCGGTGACCCGGGAAGCGATCGTTCAGGTCTATGCGGCGCGCGCCTTTTCCTGGCGCGGCATCTTCGGCGTCCATACCTGGATCGCGGCCAAGCCGACCGACGCGGCGGCGTTCACGGTCTACGAGATCATCGGCTGGCGCGCGCGCCATGGCGGATCGGCCCTGGTCATCACGGAAAAGGCGCCGGACCAGCGTTGGTTCGGGGCCGAGCCGGAAATCCTCGCGGACAAGCGGGGGGCGGGCGTCGACGACATGATCGCGCGCATCGACGCCGCCGCCCGCGCCTATCCCCATGCCAGGACCTATACGGTCTGGCCTGGGCCCAATTCCAACACCTTCACCGCCCATGTCGCCCGCGCCGTGCCGGAACTGGCCCTTGACCTGCCGCCCACGGCGATCGGCAAGGACTATCTTCCGGGTGGCGGTTTCGCCGCCAAAACGCCGAGCGGCACCGGTTATCAGTTGTCCCTGTTCGGGCTGCTGGGCGTGATGGCCGGGGTCGAGGAGGGGGTCGAGATCAATATTCTGGGCCTGACCTTCGGCATTGACCCCAAGGATCTCGCCGTCAAACTGCCCCTGGCGGGACGGCTCGGACCATCCTAA
- a CDS encoding TerB family tellurite resistance protein, which produces MSIWGKVVGGVAGFAMGGPLGALIGGIAGHMYDQKKAEEEALLSGGHAGADAQNEARQVAFTQAVIVLAAKMAKSDGAVSKDEILAFRRMFHVPPEDEAAVGKLFNEARKDATGYEPYAEQIAMMFAREPAVLEELLAALFHIAKADGAVHPGEMEFLRRTSLIFGFTPQGFERLKAMHLNEPKKADPYEILGVKRTDSDADIKKAYRQLIRENHPDKLMADGMPQEFIDLANDKMAAINAAYDQVKKERGL; this is translated from the coding sequence ATGAGCATCTGGGGTAAAGTCGTCGGCGGGGTTGCCGGGTTCGCCATGGGCGGCCCGCTGGGTGCGCTCATCGGCGGCATCGCGGGCCATATGTACGATCAGAAAAAGGCCGAGGAAGAGGCCCTTCTGTCCGGCGGCCATGCCGGCGCCGACGCACAGAACGAAGCCCGTCAGGTCGCCTTCACCCAGGCCGTCATCGTGCTGGCCGCCAAGATGGCGAAATCGGACGGGGCGGTGTCGAAGGACGAAATCCTCGCCTTCCGCCGCATGTTCCATGTCCCGCCCGAGGACGAGGCCGCCGTCGGCAAGCTGTTCAACGAGGCGCGCAAGGACGCCACCGGCTACGAGCCCTATGCCGAACAGATCGCCATGATGTTCGCGCGCGAGCCGGCGGTGCTGGAAGAATTGCTCGCGGCCCTGTTCCACATCGCCAAGGCCGACGGCGCCGTGCATCCCGGCGAGATGGAGTTCCTGCGCCGCACGTCCCTGATCTTCGGCTTCACGCCCCAGGGGTTCGAGCGCCTGAAGGCCATGCACCTGAACGAGCCCAAGAAGGCCGACCCTTACGAAATTCTGGGCGTGAAGCGCACGGATTCGGACGCCGACATCAAAAAGGCCTACCGCCAGCTGATCCGCGAGAACCACCCGGACAAGCTGATGGCCGACGGCATGCCCCAGGAATTCATCGACCTCGCCAACGACAAGATGGCGGCCATCAACGCGGCCTACGATCAGGTCAAGAAGGAACGCGGGCTTTAG
- a CDS encoding N-acetylmuramoyl-L-alanine amidase, whose product MPEIVIDPSPNCDERGPGFTVDMLVLHYTGMETAAAALDRLKDPKAEVSAHYLIDEDGTVHRLVDEKMRAWHAGVAHWRGRTDINARSIGIELVNPGHEWGYREFPEAQIRELEAVCFGVLTRHPIPARNVVGHSDVAPTRKTDPGELFPWQRLAGKGIGLWPGEADNLMMDRPVLADALREIGYDVTDFNAALKAFQRHFRPDRVTGRIDPETARRILGLVEVLRRDEDAVS is encoded by the coding sequence ATGCCCGAGATCGTCATCGACCCCAGCCCGAACTGCGACGAGCGCGGCCCGGGTTTCACCGTGGACATGCTGGTGCTGCACTACACCGGCATGGAAACGGCGGCGGCGGCGCTCGACCGCCTGAAAGACCCCAAGGCCGAGGTCTCGGCCCATTACCTGATCGACGAGGACGGCACGGTCCACCGCCTGGTGGACGAGAAAATGCGCGCCTGGCACGCGGGCGTCGCCCATTGGCGCGGCCGCACGGATATCAACGCGCGGTCCATCGGGATCGAACTGGTCAACCCGGGCCACGAATGGGGCTACCGCGAGTTCCCCGAGGCGCAGATCAGGGAGCTTGAGGCCGTGTGTTTCGGCGTCCTCACCCGCCATCCCATTCCGGCCCGCAACGTGGTCGGCCATTCCGACGTGGCGCCCACGCGCAAGACCGACCCGGGTGAACTGTTCCCGTGGCAACGGCTGGCCGGGAAGGGCATCGGCCTGTGGCCGGGCGAAGCGGACAATCTGATGATGGACCGGCCCGTGCTGGCCGATGCGCTTCGGGAAATCGGCTACGACGTCACGGACTTCAATGCAGCCTTGAAGGCCTTTCAGCGCCATTTCCGCCCGGACCGGGTGACGGGGCGCATCGACCCCGAGACGGCGCGGCGCATTCTGGGGCTGGTCGAGGTCCTGCGCCGGGACGAGGACGCTGTTTCCTGA